CCCGTGCCCGGTCCTGGCCATCGCCGAACAGCCGGCTGACCCCGGTCTTCATGTTGACCGTGGCCCGGGTGCCGTTAAGTTGCTCGCCCTCGGTGGTGATGCGCACCGCGCCAAGCACCGTCGCCTGACCGCTGGTCGGGTCATAGGTCGCCTCGTCGCCCCGGATCACCTCGTTGGGGGTGACGACCACCACATTGCCCACCGCCGTCATCACCTTGATATTCGATCCCTCGGCCGGCGCGGCCAAGCCGGCGCCGGATTTGCTTGTCGCGGGCTTGCCCTTGGCGGAGCCGGCGGTCTTGGGGGTGGAGGCGTCCTTGAAATAGGCGGTCAGCACGTCGGCGGTGATGGTCTGGCGCGAGGCGATCTGGCGCGAGGTGGCATTGCCGCGCGCCACCGCCAGATTGCGCTCTTCCCAATACTCCAGACTGTCGTCGGCGGTGACGATGTCGGAGGCCGATTCCATTTTGAGATTGTCGCCGGTCAGCCACATGACCTTGCGATCAAGATCGCGCACGGCGTCGGTGCCGGTGATGGTGCGATCGGTCAGCAGGATGCGGACATTGCCGTGGGCTTCCATGCGGTAGATGTCGCCACCGCCGGTATCGCTCGACTCCGCGCCGGCGCTGGCATCGGTGCGATAGCGGGCGAGCAGGCGGTCGGCGCGGACCTCGCTGTCGCCCTGGATGGCGGCGGCATTGCCGTTGGCGATGTAAACGGCCTCGTCGCGGCGCCATTCGATCCCGTCATCGGCATAGACCTCGAGCGGCTGGCCCCCGGCCGTCTGCGCCCCGGCGGCGGTCGGGGCGAGGACCAGCAGGGCGGCCACGCCCAACGCCCGGATCAGCCGGGATCCGGCCGTGGGCGAAGGGGGGAAGGCCGGCGCCGCGTGGGTCATGGTTTGGTCTTTCCAGGATGGGGGCCAGAAGGAGGGCCAGAATGGAGGCCAGACGGTTCGGGATCGGTGGCGGGGCGCTTGGCCGGCGAAGGCGCGGCCGGGTCGGACTCGGTGACCACCAGCTTGGCCTTGCCGGTGAACAAGATCCGGTTGCCGCCGTCAAGCACGCGGAATCCCTCCGATACGATTTCCAGCCCCGGCCCCTGGCCCTTGACCGGCTGATCGCCCATCGCCTCGTCGGTATCGAGGTGAATGCGCGCGGCGTTGGTCTGGAACTGGAAGCCATCGTCCCGATAGAGCAGAACGCCGCTTTCCAGATCGACCACCTGTTTCTGGTCGGTGAGATAGCCCAGATCGCTCGATAGCGAGAGCCATTTGCCGCTTGATTGGGTCAGGTCGCCCTTGGGGTTGGTCAGGCGGGTGCGTTCGTCGCCCGCCCCCATCTCGGTCGCCAGATCGGCCGTCACCGTGAAGGGCTGGTCGGTCGAATCCGTGCCCAGATAGCGGGGATTGACCACGCTTTTGAGATCGATCGCCGAGGGGTCGAGGGCCGAGAAATCAAGATTGAGGGATTCGGTGCGGTCGGCGATCTGCGGCCAGGCCAGCACCACCCCCAGCATCGCCGCCGCCAGACTGGGCAGCAGCAGCTTCATCAGCGCGACGAACCGGCTATAGCCCTGGGGCGAGGCGCCGGCCGGGCGGGTTTTGCGCGGGCGCATCGGCGGCGCCCCCTCGTGAAGGCGCACCACGCTGTCGGCCCGCACCGCCACCAGCGGCGGCGGTTGGGATGCCTGGGGCGTGGGGTGCGCCTCGCCGCTCATGCAAGCCCCGCCCTCAGGCAGTCATGCAGATGCAGGAAACCGACCGGGCGCTTGTCGGCGTCAAGGGCGAACAGGCCGGTGATGGCGCTTTCGTTCATGATCCGCAGGCCCTCGATCGCCAGGGTCGTCGGCGCGATGGTCTTGGGGGTGGGGGTCATCACCGAGCCGGCGGTGCGCGACCACAGGTCGGCGCCCATATGGCGGCGCAGGTCGCCATCGGTGATGATGCCGGCGAGGCGGCCGGCCGCGTCGACGACACCGACGCAGCCCAGGCTTTTGGAGCTGATTTCAAGGATGGCCTCGGCCATCGGCGTGGCCGGGCCGACCAGCGGCAGGCGGTCTTGGCCGTGCATCAGGTCGGCGACCTTGAGCAGCTTGCGCCCCAACTGGCCGCCGGGGTGGAACAGCCGGAAATCGCTGGCGGTGAAGCCGCGACGCTCGAGCAGGGCCACGGCCAGGGCGTCGCCCAGGGCCATCATCGCCGTGGTCGAGGTGGTGGGGGCGAGGCCATGGGGGCAGGCCTCGGTCAAGGCCGGCAGCACCAGGGCGACATCGGCGGCGTCCGACAGGGCGCTGGGATGACGGCCGGTGATCGAGATCAGCGGAATGCCCATGCGCCGGGTATAGGCCACCATATCGGCCAGTTCGGGGGTTTCGCCGGAATTCGACAGGGCGATCACCGCGTCGCTGCGCCCGATCATCCCCAGGTCGCCGTGGCTGGCTTCGGCGGGGTGGACGAAGAACGACGGCGTTCCGGTCGAGGCCAGGGTGGCGGCGATCTTGGCCGCGACATGGCCGCTTTTGCCCATGCCCGAAATGATCACCTTGCCCGATCGCTTGGCCGGGCCGTCGCACAGCAGGTCGATGGCGGCGGTGAAGGCGCCGTTCAGATCGGCGGCCAGCGCCCGCAGGGCCTCGGCCTCGGCCTCGAGGACATGGCGGGCGCAAGCGAGGGCGCGGCCCGCCTCGTCGGAGAGGTCGGCCACCGGAGCGGAAATGCTGGGAGAGGGGATCGTCATCGCGAAACCGTTGCCTTCCTCGAAGCCAAGTCTAGAGCGGCGAGCGGAAAAGGGACTGCCGGTTTTCCGCTCTGTCATCGTTCTAATCCACTGAATCCAGATCAAGGTGTCTGCGTTAAAGGGGGCCCATCCAACGCAGTTCGATCTAGGACCGGGGTCCCGCAGGGGCGGTCCCCTTCTCCGTACCCAGGGGGTCGCCCGAAACGGATCCTCGGAAAGGGCGGACCCCCGTCCCTGAAAAACCGGCGGCTTTTCAGTCAGACAGTATCGCGGGCCGACATGGCGCCATCATGGCGGATCCGGTCGGCGGGCGGGGTCGGTTCGGGGCTTGGTGGACGGTCGGTAAAGCGTGCCGCACCTCCCTCCGAACGTCGCAGAGGTGTAGCCCGCCTCAGGGATACAGGCAAGCGCCCTGGGGGCAAACTATGGAAAAGCCGTGCGCTCGGGTCAATGGCGGTGTCCGGCCAGCCTTGCGGACGACCGGGGATCACGGACCATCCCCAGAGGGGATCAATGACTGAAGATATCGGGCTCTTCCCAGCCGGCCAGATCGAGCAGGGCGCGGGTGGGCAGGAAGCGGAAGCAGCCTTCGGCCAGGGTCGTGCGGCCTTCGCGGGCGAGCAGGCCATCCAGGCGGGCCTTCAGCGCGTGCAGGTACAAGACATCGCTGGCGGCATAGGTCAACTGCTCGGGGCTCAGGCTTTCGGCGCCCCAGTCGCTGGTTTGCTGATGCTTGGACAGATCGACGCCCAGCAGGTCCTTGCACAAGGCCTTCAGCCCGTGGCTATCCGTATTGGTGCGGCACAGCTTGCTGGCGATCTTCGTGCAATAGACCGGCTCGCACAGCACGCCCAGGCCGTGGTGGATCGAGGCGATGTCGAAGCGGCCGAAATGCATGATCTTCAGCACCGAGGGATCGCCAAGCAACGACGCCAGCACCGGGGCCTGCAGGTCGCGGTTCAGATGGACGACATGGGCGATGTTGTCGCCGCCCGAAAGCTGGACGACGCACAGGCGATCGCGATGGGGGTTCAGCCCCATGGTCTCGGTATCGACGGCGATGCCCTGGGGGAAGGTCAGACCGCTGGGCAGGTCGCCGCGGTGGTAATGGATGGTCGGTGCGATGGTCATCGATGGGGTCCAGCGGCGGGAGCGAAAGCCGAGAGGATCGGCGGGGAGGCGCTTGAGCACGGGGTGGAACCGCCAGGGCGCCAACCGCCAAAACGCGTCGCGCCGCCGCCGGATCCCTTGGGGGGATCCGGCCGTCGGCGGCTAACGATACGGTAGTGTGATTTGGTGCCCAGGAGAAGACTCGAACTTCCACGACCTTTCGGCCACAGGTACCTGAAACCTGCGCGTCTACCAATTCCGCCACCTGGGCTCAGGCTGCTTTGTCGGCAGGGCGCAAATCTCTAAAGGGGTTTATCGCACCTGTCAAAGGGAAAAATCATGGCCATCGTTTTTTTATGGTTCTTACCCCGATCCGCGCCCCGCTCACCCGTGGGGCGGGGGGTGATTGCGTTGCGTTCGGGGAAGGCTTATGTCAGGTTTCCTCCGCTCCGGTTGTTTGAGCCGGATCGGGGCGGCGTCGCCATCGACGTCGGACGGATCGCAAGGCGAAGGGAAGGCGCAAGATGACTGGCCGCGTCGTTACCGTTTTCGGGGGCTCGGGCTCCATCGGCAGGCAATTGGTCGCCCTGTTGGCCGACCAGGGGGCGCGGGTGCGCGTCGCCGTGCGCGATACCGAGAAGGCCCATTTCCTCAAGCCCCTCGGCCAACTGGGCCAGATCGCCCCGATCTCGGCCTCGGTGTCGGATGCCGCTTCGGTCAAGCGCGCCGTCGAAGGCGCCGATCAGGTGGTCAATCTGGTGGGCATCCTGGCCGAAAGCGGCCGGCGGACCTTTCAGGCGGTTCATGTCGACGGGGCGGCCACCGTCGCCCGGGCCAGCGCCGAAGCCGGCGTCGACGCCCTGATCCACATGTCGGCCCTGGGGGCCGATGAGGCCTCGGACGCCAACTATAGCAAAACAAAGGCTTTGGGCGAAAAGGCCGTGCGCGAGGCCTTTCCCGCCGCCACCATTTTGCGCCCCAGCGTTGTCTTCGGCCCCGACGACGGGTTCTTCAACCTGTTCGCCGGTCTCCAGCGGCTTTCGCCGGTGCTGCCCTATTTCACCCGCGACGGCTTCCGGCGCGGCGGCTCGGGCGTTTGCGGGATCGATCTGGCGGGCAGCGGCGGCCCGAAGTTCCAGCCGGTTTATGTCGGCGATGTCGCCCGCGCCATGATCGCCATCCTCGATACCCCGGCCCTGCGCGGCAAAACCTATGAACTGGGCGGCCCCCGGGTTTATTCCATGAAAGAGATCATGGATCTGGTGGTCGCGGTGACCCGCCGGCGCACCCTTGTGGTTCCGCTGCCGTTCTGGGTCGCCCGGCTGCAGGGGCGTTTGCTTGAAAAGCTGCCCAATCCGCCGCTGACCAGCGATCAGGTGCGGCTGATGGAAGTCGACAACGTGTGTTCGGGCGCCCTGCCCGGTCTTGGCGATCTTGGCATCGAGCCCGAGGCGGCCGAGGCGATCTTGCCCACCTATCTCAGCCGTTTCCGCGGGCTTGACCGCCACATGATCCTGCGCGGCGACGGCCGCCCGCCAAAGGTGTGAGCGAGGCGCCGGGAACACCGGCCGCTCCATTGCGGCGCCTCCGCTCCGCTTTTGCCTGAGCAGAGCGAATCCCGAGCACTCCGGACCAAAGTGCGGCGACGATTGGCTCCCCTATCAAGAGACTAGGAACGGCGCCAGATCGGGTCCCAGATAGGCAAGGGCGAGCAGGGCGGCGCCCAGGAGGACGCGGTAGGCGACGAAGGGGCCGAAGCCGTGGCGGCGCAGCCAAGCCATCATCGCCGCCACCGCCAGGAAGGCCGCCAAAAAGGCCGTCACGGCGGCGATCAGCGCCGCCGGCGCCATCGCCGACTGACCGACGCGAGCCAGATCAAGGCCGACCAGCGTGGCCGCTCCGGCGATGGCCGGAATCGACAGCAGCATGGAAAAACGCGCCGACTCCACCCGCTCATAGCCTAGCAGCCGGGCGGCGGTCATCGCCACGCCGGTGCGGCTGACCCCGGGCAGCAGGGCCAAGCATTGGGCGAGGCCGATCAGCAGGCAATCGATCCCCCCCATGTGCTCGACGCGCTTGACCGTCATGCACAGGCGGTCGATGACGCCAAGCAGCAGGCCAAAGCCCAGGGTCGTCCAGCCGATGGTGGCAAGGCCGGGGCTGGCGATGGGTCCGGCGAAATGGGCCAGCAGCAAAACCGTGGCGACGGCGGGCAGGGTGCCCAGAACCACCAGAAAGGCGAGGCGGGCGCCGGGATCGCGCTTGCCCTTGAGCAACCGCAGGCAACCGCCGATCATTGCCGCCTCGTCGCGCCAGAAATAAAGGGCGACGGCGCCCAGGGTCCCCAGGTGGACGGCGACATCCAGGGCTACCCCTTGGTCGGGCCATGTGGTTGGCGACGGCCAGGGAGTCAGCAAGGGCAGCAGGGCGAGATGGCCCGTGGAGCTGAGGGGAAGGACTTCGGTGATGCCCTGGATCAGCGCCAGAACCACAATTTGCAGAAGGAGCACGAAGGGGCACCCACAAAATATTGGCTTGGTCGCGTTATAACACCAGCCGTTTTGTGGGCACAGGGGGATGAAAGGTCAAGAAGGCTTACTAATTTTCCCAGGGCCATCCGGCCAAGGCTGAGGGGATGTAAGGCTTAAGGAACCTTCGGAACCAAATGGTTCGCATGGGATTACGATCTGTCGATTTCTTCTTGGCGACGACGGTTTCGCGCCTTAAGAAACGGAAACGCCCGGCCCAGTTGCCGGCGCCCCGGCTTGCCGCCGCGCCCGACCGGCGCCGCCGGCGGCCTTGCCCAAGATGACCCGCCGACAGCCGTTCCTATTCGCCAGATCGCCACCAGGGAGAGTCGCCGATGGCCCGCAAGATGCTCCAGTTCACCCGGCTGGACCAGCGCACCCCCGACAAGCGGTCGGCGGGAACGCGCCGCGTCGATTTCGACGAGATCTATGGCCGTTTCACCCCCGATGCGGCGGGCGATCAGGCTTCGCGCTGCGAGCAGTGCGGCATTCCCTTCTGCCAGATCCATTGCCCTTTGCAAAACAACATCCCCGACTGGCTGATGCTGACCGCCGCGGGCCGCCTTGAAGAAGCCTATGCGCTGTCTTCGGCGACCAATTCGATGCCGGAGATCTGCGGCCGCATCTGTCCCCAGGATCGCCTGTGCGAGGGGTCTTGCGTGCTCGAGCAGTCGCGCCACGGCGCGGTGACCATCGGCGCGGTGGAGAAATTCATCACCGATACCGCCTGGGAGCGCGGCTGGGTCAAGCCGATCCTTCCCTTGCGCGAACGCGAGCAGTCGGTGGGCATCATCGGCGGCGGTCCGGCGGGCATGGCCGCGGCCGAGCAGCTGCGCGCCCAGGGCTATCAGGTCACGCTGTATGACCGCTATGACCGCATCGGCGGTCTGCTGGTTTATGGCATTCCCGGCTTCAAGCTGGAGAAATCCGTCGTCGAGCGCCGCGTCGATCTGCTGGCGCGCTCGGGGGTGATCTTCAAGACCAATTTCGAGGTCGGCCGCGACGCCTCCTTGCCGGAATTGCGCAAGACCCACGACGCCGTGCTGATCGCCAC
The DNA window shown above is from Rhodospirillum rubrum ATCC 11170 and carries:
- a CDS encoding LptA/OstA family protein, translated to MTHAAPAFPPSPTAGSRLIRALGVAALLVLAPTAAGAQTAGGQPLEVYADDGIEWRRDEAVYIANGNAAAIQGDSEVRADRLLARYRTDASAGAESSDTGGGDIYRMEAHGNVRILLTDRTITGTDAVRDLDRKVMWLTGDNLKMESASDIVTADDSLEYWEERNLAVARGNATSRQIASRQTITADVLTAYFKDASTPKTAGSAKGKPATSKSGAGLAAPAEGSNIKVMTAVGNVVVVTPNEVIRGDEATYDPTSGQATVLGAVRITTEGEQLNGTRATVNMKTGVSRLFGDGQDRARALFKPSANGNGERKGLIGGQGGTK
- the lptC gene encoding LPS export ABC transporter periplasmic protein LptC; this translates as MSGEAHPTPQASQPPPLVAVRADSVVRLHEGAPPMRPRKTRPAGASPQGYSRFVALMKLLLPSLAAAMLGVVLAWPQIADRTESLNLDFSALDPSAIDLKSVVNPRYLGTDSTDQPFTVTADLATEMGAGDERTRLTNPKGDLTQSSGKWLSLSSDLGYLTDQKQVVDLESGVLLYRDDGFQFQTNAARIHLDTDEAMGDQPVKGQGPGLEIVSEGFRVLDGGNRILFTGKAKLVVTESDPAAPSPAKRPATDPEPSGLHSGPPSGPHPGKTKP
- a CDS encoding KpsF/GutQ family sugar-phosphate isomerase codes for the protein MTIPSPSISAPVADLSDEAGRALACARHVLEAEAEALRALAADLNGAFTAAIDLLCDGPAKRSGKVIISGMGKSGHVAAKIAATLASTGTPSFFVHPAEASHGDLGMIGRSDAVIALSNSGETPELADMVAYTRRMGIPLISITGRHPSALSDAADVALVLPALTEACPHGLAPTTSTTAMMALGDALAVALLERRGFTASDFRLFHPGGQLGRKLLKVADLMHGQDRLPLVGPATPMAEAILEISSKSLGCVGVVDAAGRLAGIITDGDLRRHMGADLWSRTAGSVMTPTPKTIAPTTLAIEGLRIMNESAITGLFALDADKRPVGFLHLHDCLRAGLA
- a CDS encoding ribonuclease D: MTIAPTIHYHRGDLPSGLTFPQGIAVDTETMGLNPHRDRLCVVQLSGGDNIAHVVHLNRDLQAPVLASLLGDPSVLKIMHFGRFDIASIHHGLGVLCEPVYCTKIASKLCRTNTDSHGLKALCKDLLGVDLSKHQQTSDWGAESLSPEQLTYAASDVLYLHALKARLDGLLAREGRTTLAEGCFRFLPTRALLDLAGWEEPDIFSH
- a CDS encoding complex I NDUFA9 subunit family protein; this encodes MTGRVVTVFGGSGSIGRQLVALLADQGARVRVAVRDTEKAHFLKPLGQLGQIAPISASVSDAASVKRAVEGADQVVNLVGILAESGRRTFQAVHVDGAATVARASAEAGVDALIHMSALGADEASDANYSKTKALGEKAVREAFPAATILRPSVVFGPDDGFFNLFAGLQRLSPVLPYFTRDGFRRGGSGVCGIDLAGSGGPKFQPVYVGDVARAMIAILDTPALRGKTYELGGPRVYSMKEIMDLVVAVTRRRTLVVPLPFWVARLQGRLLEKLPNPPLTSDQVRLMEVDNVCSGALPGLGDLGIEPEAAEAILPTYLSRFRGLDRHMILRGDGRPPKV
- a CDS encoding undecaprenyl-diphosphate phosphatase; amino-acid sequence: MLLLQIVVLALIQGITEVLPLSSTGHLALLPLLTPWPSPTTWPDQGVALDVAVHLGTLGAVALYFWRDEAAMIGGCLRLLKGKRDPGARLAFLVVLGTLPAVATVLLLAHFAGPIASPGLATIGWTTLGFGLLLGVIDRLCMTVKRVEHMGGIDCLLIGLAQCLALLPGVSRTGVAMTAARLLGYERVESARFSMLLSIPAIAGAATLVGLDLARVGQSAMAPAALIAAVTAFLAAFLAVAAMMAWLRRHGFGPFVAYRVLLGAALLALAYLGPDLAPFLVS